Genomic DNA from Treponema pectinovorum:
CCACAAAAATCGTGGAAACAAACGAAGGAAGAACAAGATGAGTTTCTGATTTTGTAGAATAAAATTCTATTAAAAGTGCAAAGCAAGCTGCAATTCCAGCAACAGCAGGAATTAAATCTCCAATTACAGGAACATCATTTTGAACGGTCGATAAGAGTTTCATCAAACCTGTAAGACCAGAAAGCACAGCGACCACAAGTCGAAAAGTCATATCATCAAAAAAACTTCCCTTTGAATTGACTGCAAACTGGATTTTTTTGTCAAAAAAAGAATCCGAAGAATCTTCATCTGAATTTTTATCGGTAGTCAATGAATCATCTTGTGGTTTTTCATCGGTAAGATTTTCGTTAAGGGCATCCTTATTTTTTTCAACCATAAAATTTGTCGCATAAACCAAAATAAGACCAGAAACAATATTCAGCAAAATAGAAAGAAAGTAAAATTGAAGCATAATTTTTCTCCGTTTTTAGCGTTTTTCAATCGTGGCGATTAAATCCACAGAATTATCTGCAATAAAAACGCTCGCTTTTACATAAAATATATCATAATCGTGAAATGTTGTCCTTAAAAATGTTTTTTCACCTTTATAGAGCAAACTGAAGGATTTTTTTTCAACAGGAATTTTCGCTCCATCCAAAAATGCCAATTCAATTTGAATATTCTGCCCTTCGGCAATTTTTTTTGATTCTGAGTTTTTTTTAATTTCATCAAAAGAAAGGCTAACATAAACATTTTCTTCAAACGAAAAAGCGGAAAGATTTAAGGGAATGGAATTTAAAACTGCGTTGTCCTTTTTGTTAAAAAATCCCAAAAATACCACGATAAAAAAGCAAACCAAAAGGGTTACAAACATAAGCCTGTTGCCTTTTGTAGAAACAAGAGCCCTAAAAATTCCAGGTTTAAACGCTTTTAACTTTCCTGAATAAAAATTCTGTACAATTTCGGGAGCACGGCTGAGCCTTGCGTCTCGGTTGTAATGAAAAACCAATTTTTCTTCGCCGTCTGCATGACCTTCTTCGATATTTTCTAAATCCATCTTGAATTTCAAACCTCTAAAAAGCGAACATCAATTCATTAAACCGCTAACGAGGGAGTCCGTCCGCCACCATGAAATTTCTGCCTGCGAATTTTTTATGAGAAGTGCACTTATAATTCCGTTTCTGCTTAAAGAAAGTGAACTGTAAAGGATTGAACTGTGCTCCAAAGGCAACGAGCGTTTTAAGATTTTTTGACCATTTGGCTGCACCATCTGCACCAGATATCCTTTTTCTATCGGCAAAATAAAGAAAAACCAGCCATTATCTGTAACGCCTAACAATTCAAAAGGAACAGAAAAGACATCTTTGCTCAAGCTTCCAGAAATAGATTCTTCAAAAGACGGAATATCAAGGCCTTCTTCATACAAAGCGGTTTCTACATCCAACGGATAAAGCATTGTCTTTTCGTAATCGACTCCAGATTGAACTTTTGTCGCTGGGTCGAGATAGTTTTGAAAATAATTTACTTGAACATAAAGTTTATAATCCATATTGTCTGGAATTACATTTTCTATGGAAACAAAAGAAACATAATCCGGGTCATCGCTCTTTAATTTTGGCACAGTATCTTCCGTAAACGGAATCGTATAGAGCAAAAATCCGCTTTCGTTAAACCAATAAACTGTAGGACCAACATTTGTTTCGCAGACAACAACAAGCTCATCATTCTTTGTGATGTAAATTTTTTTTATGTACGGAAACGGCGTTCCGCCTGGACCTTCCTGTCCAATATAATCTATGAATTTTCCATCGCTAGAAAACCTTAAAACAACATAGTTTAAAAGCAGACGATTTTTTGAATCAACTTCGTTTCTGTCGGAAGGAAGAGTGTCTACAGCGTAAAGGCTTTTTTTGGAATCTACAGCCAAGGGACCCAAAGAATTAAAAGGATAAGAAATCGCTTTTTTAGTTGAATTGGCAGTTTGTGAGTCTGCAAATGAAGGCAACTTTGTAAAATCTTCGTTGTAATAAAGGCTCAACAAATCCCCATAGGAATTTAATTCCATAATTTTTTTTGACTCGCCATTTGCAATGTAAAAAAAACCGTCCTGCATCGTCATATAAGTATTTATAGAGCCAGAAAGACTTAAGTTAAAAAGATTTAATTCATCTTCAAAACTGCCGTAATTTATCTTAAAAAGAGAATTTTCGCCGATTGAACTTACAGTATTTGAACGGATGCAGGAAAAAAAAGAGAGACAAAGCAAAGACAAAAAAATCCACACAGATTTTTTAAAGATTTTAATCATACAAAAATAGAATATAAAATTGAATAAAAACCGTCAACTTTTAAAAAGACAGTTAGGCTCGCCTTTATTTTATAGTTTTTTCTATTCATACATAGTGTTTTTCAGTATATTATTAAGATTATGTTAGATAAAATTTTTACAACCATATTTGGTTCACAAAATGAACGCGATATTAAAAAAATGCTGCCAATAGTGGCTGCTGTAAACGAAAAAGAAAGTTGGGCAAAATCCCTTTCCGAACAGGATTTTCCTAAACAGACACAAATTTTTAAAGAGCGACTTGCAAATGGTGAAACTTTGGACGACATCCTTCCAGAAGCGTTTGCGCTATGCAGGGAAGCGGCATTTAGAGTTCGCGGTGAGCGTGCTTATGACGTACAGGTGATGGGGTCAATAAATCTCCACCTTGGAAGAATAACCGAAATGAAAACCGGTGAAGGAAAAACCCTCGTTGCAGTAGCACCTTCCTATCTAAACTGCCTTACTGGAAAAGGTGTTCACGTAGTTACTGTAAACGACTATCTTGCAGAGCGCGATGCAAACACTATGCGTCCTGTGTTTAGTTATCTTGGCTGTACAGTAGGCGCAATACTTTCAAATATGGATAACGATGCTCGCCGCCAAGCATACAACTGCGACATCACATACGGAACAAACAACGAACTTGGCTTTGACTATCTTCGCGACAACATGCAGATAGAACTTTCATCAAAGGTTCAAAGAGGATTCAACTATTGCATAGTCGATGAAATTGACTCCATCCTCATCGATGAAGCGAGAACTCCACTTATAATCTCTGGTGCTGGCGAAGACGACACATACAAGTATTATGAAGTAGACAAATACGTTGGAGAATTTACAGAAGTAAAAAAAGATCCTGCCACAGACGACTATCCTGATGAAGTTCAAATGACTCCAGAAGAGCGAGCGGCAATGGAAGGCGACTATAAGATTGACGAAAAGTCAAAAAGGATTTCTTTTACAGACAAAGGAATGGAGCATATCGAAAAAATTTTGCACCAGCATAACCTTATCCCCAGCGACACAAAATTGCAGGACGAGCAAAACTTTGAATTTTTGCACTATTTTACGCAGGCACTTCGCGCTCACCTGCTCTACGAAAACGATGTTGATTATGTTGTAAAAGACGGGCAAGTTCAAATTGTAGACGAATTTACAGGACGCATTTTGGAAGGCCGCCGCTATTCAGACGGATTGCACCAAGCAATAGAAGCAAAAGAGCGAGTAAAAATTGCACAGCGCAACAGGACAATGGCAACTGTAACTTTCCAGAACTTTTTCAGAATGTACAACAAACTTTCGGGAATGACAGGAACTGCACAAACAGAAGCAGTAGAATTTTCAAAGATATACAAACTCGACGTAGTAGCAATTCCTACAAATCTTCCTGTCGCTCGAATTGACGAAAATGACGAGGTTTACTTAAACGAAGAAGATAAATGGAACGCAATCGTAAAAGAAATAAAAACTGCACACGATAAGGGGCAACCTATTCTGGTAGGCACCGTTTCCGTAGAAAAGTCAGAGCATCTTTCCACCCTCCTTACAAGAGCAGGAATTCGCCATGAAGTTTTAAACGCAAAAAACCACGCACGCGAAGCCTTGATTATCGCAGAAGCAGGTGCAAAAGGTGCGGTAACGGTTGCAACAAACATGGCAGGACGCGGTACAGATATAAAACTTGGCGGAAGTTATGAATCGAGGGCGACAAAACGTGCAGGAACAAACGCAACTCCAGAACAATTAAAACAGGCACTTCAAATAGAAAAAGAAAAATGGCAAGGCGACTATGAAGAAGTAAAAGCACTTGGCGGACTTTATGTAATCGGTTCCGAACGCCATGAATCGCGCCGTATCGACAACCAGTTGCGCGGTCGCTCTGGACGACAAGGAGACCCAGGAAGGTCAAAATTCTTTATATCGATGGACGACGATCTCATGAGGCTCTTTGGCGGCGAAAAGATGAAAGGCATAATGAAAAGAATCGGCATGGAACCAGGCGAGCCTATATATCATCCTTGGCTTACAAAGGGAATCGAAAACGCACAGAAAAAAGTTGAACAGCGAAACTTTGAAATCCGAAAAAACTTGATTGACTACGACGATGTATTAAACGACCAGCGAGAGTTTATCTATGGGCAGAGGGATGGAATTCTTTCAGACGAAAAATTGACCCAGCGCATAATGACAACCGCAGACGACTATCTTGAGCAGTGGTTTACAGAATACGAGCACAACAGAAAAAATGGGCTTTCGCCACTTTTAGAGCAGATAAGAGAAAATTTTGGAGTTCAGCTTCCTGCAAAAGAATGCACAAAAGAAAGTGTATTGGCACTTTTGCAAAACGATTTAACAGAAAAAGAAGAATTGGTTGGACACGAACAGTTTAATATGTTCATAAGATACCAATATTTGCAGTTAATCGACAGAAAGTGGCTCGACCAGCTTGAGTTTTTGGATGCATTGCGAGAAGCCGTTCACCTTCGTTCCTACAGTTCAAAAAATCCTTTAACAGAATACAAAATTGACGGTTTTAACGCATTCGAAGATATGATAGAAAATATCCGCCTCACAATAGCAGGACGAGTGTTCAAAGTCCGAGTGCAGATAAATCCACCAGCACAACAGGCAAACCGCAATATACAGATGAACGCCCAACACAGTCAGGCTCAAAGCATGAGCGACCAGGCACGCACTCAGGGGCAAGCCTCAAACTCTATTGCAAGCAGAGCATACCATTCAAAACAGCAAGCAAGCGGCGTAATGGCATCTTCAAGACAGGGCGAAAGCGTAACCGTAAGAAGAACAATGCCAAAAGTTGGAAGAAACGACCCTTGTCCATGCGGAAGCGGGAAAAAATACAAGCAGTGCCACGGCCGATAATATTCACAACCATTCATCTATAAAAGCTATGGGCGTATGCTGCAAAACTTTTGTTTTGCAGCACCAGGCTTTTCGCACTTCGCGGTCTAGCCGCCGCTCATCCGCCTAAACGGCGGACTAAAGGTGCTACAATCCTTTACGCAGAATAATCATCGCAAAAAAAGCCCCTTGAACTTTATGTTGCAAGGGGTATTTCTTTTTAAATAATTTAAATCAATTTCAGCTAGTCTTTAATATTAAATTGCCAAATAGCAGACTGCATTTGACCGTCCTTGCTAACAATAACCATGACGGTATTTATACCTTCACTATTTATTTTTGAATTTTCAGTTGGCTTTAGTTTAAAAGAACCATCACTAGAAACACCATCTGTTTCTTGCATTTTGCTGCCATTTAAGAACCATTCGTACGCAACTCCGCTCTCGTAAGAATTATTATCTTTTGTCTTTGCAGTCAGTTTTATTGTTGGACTTGTTGGAAATTGAGAGAATGTTACACCGTAAATAGTGCTTAGACTAGGAGGAGCTACTACAGTGCAATTTTTTGCTTCATATACTATTTTCGGTGTGGCAAGTACACCTACTTCAACACCTTGACTTTGCGATTGCAGTGTATCCAACTTAATTGTAAAGTTTGCTAATTTTTCACTGTCATTAGAACTCGTTGGAGCAACAAAATAAGTTTTTTCATTGCTTGCTGCTAAAACAGAATATTTTAACCCATCAATAGACGTTTTATTTTGGTACTTTCCAGCAGGATCTTTTCCAGCCCAGCTAATCGCATCTTTTGTTATTATATAAGAAACCTGAGCCTTTGTGCGCAACAACGCACCATATCCTGCAAAACCGTGCCAGACTTTTCCTTCTCCAAGTTTTTTAGCCTCTTCCAAACCATACCAGGTTTTGTTATCTAGAGTATTTGTAAGTTTAAACAAAATATAACGGTGATACTCTGTCGATGAAGGAATCTCTATTTCACTTATATCTGCAGCCAGCATAACCGTAATGCCAGTATCTTTTGTAAGTTCTAATCGTACTTGATTTTCACCAGATTTTACTTCAAAGGTTGCTTCTCCATCGGCAACAAGACTAATTTGAAAATCCTGACCTTCTTCTACAGTCCATACATTTACAAAGATACGGTAACTTTCTCCAACTTCTAAATCTCTAAAAGCTAAGTTTACATTTTTAGTTTGAGGATAAAAAATATCCAGCATTTGATTATTGCGTTCTTCTTCCTGATGACTACTGTGTTCAAAATCGGCTTTCATCAGTCGAGCAAGAACTCTAAGTTTTATGTTTTGTCCTTCAGAATCAAGAACCTGCCTAGCATTAGAATTCTCTAAAGAAAGCGAAGTAAGGTCTAAATTAAAAGCGACAGAAGAAGTTTCTTCTATTGCGGAACAGCCAAGCATAAAAAGTGCACAAAACGCACCAATGCAAAAGCCATAGATTTTCCTTTTATAAGTCATAAAATCCTCCAATTTATATCAACATACGGTAAAAATTTGCTAAGCAAACCCATAACAATTTGGCAAAACGCCACTCTAACCACCAGTGGAATTTTAACACAAAAAGCATTTTTTTTCTATTTTTAAGATTATAACAGTTACAGTTTTTTGGTAAATAAGCACAAATTATTTTTTAATCGCAACTTCTGCATAGTTTTTTAGTCTGCCGTAACCTCATATCGTGCAGTATAGTCATAGGTATTTCCTTCAATTTTTATAACAGCACGAAGCTCGTATAGACCAACTTGGAGCCACGCAGGAATCGTTATTTTTGTTTTATCCGTTTGTGATGCATTTGTAAAAAACACATTGCCATTTTGTAAAAGGCTTAAACTTATTGAGTTTGCATTGCCTGCACCAGAGAATGAAATTTGTGTATTATCTGTCTTTTTTACAGTTACGCTAACAGTATTTGAATTTCCAACTATTGATTTTAAATTTTCGGATGGAACAGAGACAATGTAAGGAAGCGGCCCTGTAAAAGTTGTTGTTAGCCCCTGTTTTACAAGCACTCCTTTTCCATTTTTTAATTCCAAAGTGTAAGCAGTAGGAGGATTTAATGAAGAATCTGCGTTTACTTTAAATTTTAAAAGCAAATTTTGTTTATTACCAGAAAAATTATCGCCAAAGTCGATTATCGCCACGCCTTGTTTGTAAGTAGAAGGAGTTATATGAGCAACAAAGTTTTGGCTAAGTTCACTTTCTATCTTTATTTTTGATGCTGAAGTTTCGGTTCCATTAGTATAGCTTGAAACTATGATGTCGGTTTTATCCGTTTCGCTTCCGATTTTTGAAGAACCTCCAATAGCAAGAGTTGAATTTTTTTGTTCGGCACTGTTAGATTCCAAATAAACTCCAGAAGGCTTATTATCAAGTGAATGGCAAGAAAAAATTGTTGCATCTGTCATTTTAAAAGTGCAATCTATGTTTACAAAAACACCACCACCAAAAAAAGCCGAGCAATTTTTAACTTCTCCACCATTCATCTCGACGACAATGCTCGCTCCATCTGCTACTCCTACTAAAATTGCACCACCAATTTTTGCCTTGCAGCCTTGAATTGTACAGTTAGTAAGTTTTGACTTTTTTGCAAAGGCTATTGCACCTCCGAAAGAATTTTTAGTTGTAGAAAAATTGAAATTTTTTATCGTGCAATTATTTAAATCGACCTCTCCTAATGCAAAGATTCCTCCACCACAACTTCCCGCACTAGGAACTGAAATTTCAATATCTTTTCCATCCAAAGTGATGTTGTTCATCGTTAGTTTTGCGTTTGAATCAACTTTTATCATTGAACCTGTAGTAAAATCTGATTTTCGCTCTAAAGTTGCATTGGTAGTGTCTAAATCAATTTTTTTTATCGTTGTATTCTTTTTTATTTCAATCGTTCGTGTTTCTAAAGTTTTCCCACTGACATAGACTGTAAATTCAGTATTGGAATCCTTTGGACTATTTTCTATAACCTTTACTGCTTTATAAACTGTAGCAAAGGGCGAAAAATATCCTCCATTTCCTGTTGAATCACTTCCTTGTGTGCCAATATTTCCGCCTGCACCATTTACATAAAAAGTTGTTCCTACAAAATTT
This window encodes:
- the secA gene encoding preprotein translocase subunit SecA, translating into MLDKIFTTIFGSQNERDIKKMLPIVAAVNEKESWAKSLSEQDFPKQTQIFKERLANGETLDDILPEAFALCREAAFRVRGERAYDVQVMGSINLHLGRITEMKTGEGKTLVAVAPSYLNCLTGKGVHVVTVNDYLAERDANTMRPVFSYLGCTVGAILSNMDNDARRQAYNCDITYGTNNELGFDYLRDNMQIELSSKVQRGFNYCIVDEIDSILIDEARTPLIISGAGEDDTYKYYEVDKYVGEFTEVKKDPATDDYPDEVQMTPEERAAMEGDYKIDEKSKRISFTDKGMEHIEKILHQHNLIPSDTKLQDEQNFEFLHYFTQALRAHLLYENDVDYVVKDGQVQIVDEFTGRILEGRRYSDGLHQAIEAKERVKIAQRNRTMATVTFQNFFRMYNKLSGMTGTAQTEAVEFSKIYKLDVVAIPTNLPVARIDENDEVYLNEEDKWNAIVKEIKTAHDKGQPILVGTVSVEKSEHLSTLLTRAGIRHEVLNAKNHAREALIIAEAGAKGAVTVATNMAGRGTDIKLGGSYESRATKRAGTNATPEQLKQALQIEKEKWQGDYEEVKALGGLYVIGSERHESRRIDNQLRGRSGRQGDPGRSKFFISMDDDLMRLFGGEKMKGIMKRIGMEPGEPIYHPWLTKGIENAQKKVEQRNFEIRKNLIDYDDVLNDQREFIYGQRDGILSDEKLTQRIMTTADDYLEQWFTEYEHNRKNGLSPLLEQIRENFGVQLPAKECTKESVLALLQNDLTEKEELVGHEQFNMFIRYQYLQLIDRKWLDQLEFLDALREAVHLRSYSSKNPLTEYKIDGFNAFEDMIENIRLTIAGRVFKVRVQINPPAQQANRNIQMNAQHSQAQSMSDQARTQGQASNSIASRAYHSKQQASGVMASSRQGESVTVRRTMPKVGRNDPCPCGSGKKYKQCHGR
- a CDS encoding LIC_12708 family protein, which produces MIKIFKKSVWIFLSLLCLSFFSCIRSNTVSSIGENSLFKINYGSFEDELNLFNLSLSGSINTYMTMQDGFFYIANGESKKIMELNSYGDLLSLYYNEDFTKLPSFADSQTANSTKKAISYPFNSLGPLAVDSKKSLYAVDTLPSDRNEVDSKNRLLLNYVVLRFSSDGKFIDYIGQEGPGGTPFPYIKKIYITKNDELVVVCETNVGPTVYWFNESGFLLYTIPFTEDTVPKLKSDDPDYVSFVSIENVIPDNMDYKLYVQVNYFQNYLDPATKVQSGVDYEKTMLYPLDVETALYEEGLDIPSFEESISGSLSKDVFSVPFELLGVTDNGWFFFILPIEKGYLVQMVQPNGQKILKRSLPLEHSSILYSSLSLSRNGIISALLIKNSQAEISWWRTDSLVSGLMN